Proteins encoded within one genomic window of Candidatus Zixiibacteriota bacterium:
- the nuoH gene encoding NADH-quinone oxidoreductase subunit NuoH yields the protein MEIAGIFKYLYEKLVATGLPQVWVDIISYMVAALVVFGFLAVVALFLVWWERKISAHIQQRFGPMRTGWHGWLQTIVDMLKLIQKEDITPATADRPVFYWAPIVAFVAAFMAYVTIPFGAGLIVSDLNIGILYIVAITTFTIISLLMAGWGSNNKYALLGGMRSAAQVVSYEVPMVLSILSIVLFAGSLSMVQIVESQAKIYQWYIFRLPFGPIAFIIYLIAGTAESNRTPFDLPEAEQELVAGFNVEYSGMKFAMFFFAEFVNMFTVAAIGTTLFLGGWQGPWLPSWIWFMLKTLALVFVLMWFRWTFPRLRVDQLMEFSWKFLLPVSFANLIIAGWMKYSEWFNW from the coding sequence ATGGAAATCGCCGGAATTTTCAAATATCTCTATGAGAAGCTGGTCGCCACGGGGCTGCCGCAGGTTTGGGTGGATATAATCTCATATATGGTGGCGGCGCTGGTCGTTTTTGGATTCCTGGCAGTGGTGGCGCTCTTTCTGGTCTGGTGGGAGCGGAAGATTTCCGCCCATATTCAGCAGCGGTTCGGTCCGATGCGAACCGGCTGGCATGGCTGGCTGCAGACAATTGTCGATATGCTGAAACTGATTCAAAAAGAAGATATCACTCCGGCGACAGCCGACCGTCCTGTGTTTTACTGGGCGCCGATAGTCGCTTTCGTGGCGGCGTTTATGGCGTATGTTACAATTCCGTTCGGAGCCGGGCTGATAGTTTCCGACCTGAATATCGGAATCCTCTATATTGTCGCCATAACTACTTTTACCATCATATCGCTGCTTATGGCGGGATGGGGCTCCAATAACAAGTATGCCCTCCTCGGCGGAATGCGCTCGGCGGCGCAGGTGGTCAGTTATGAGGTCCCGATGGTTCTGTCGATATTGAGTATCGTGCTGTTCGCCGGGTCGCTTTCGATGGTGCAGATTGTCGAATCGCAGGCGAAAATTTACCAGTGGTACATTTTCCGTCTGCCGTTCGGACCGATTGCCTTCATTATCTACTTAATCGCCGGCACCGCTGAATCGAACCGCACCCCCTTTGATTTACCGGAAGCGGAACAGGAACTGGTGGCGGGATTCAATGTCGAATATTCCGGAATGAAATTCGCCATGTTCTTCTTCGCCGAGTTTGTCAATATGTTCACCGTCGCCGCCATCGGAACGACCCTCTTTCTCGGCGGCTGGCAGGGTCCCTGGCTGCCGTCATGGATCTGGTTCATGCTCAAAACGCTGGCGCTGGTGTTTGTGCTGATGTGGTTCCGCTGGACTTTCCCCCGTCTGCGGGTGGAC